The Poecilia reticulata strain Guanapo linkage group LG1, Guppy_female_1.0+MT, whole genome shotgun sequence DNA window gtgagccaatcagagctctgCTGTCCCTGCAggtgagccaatcagagctctgCNTGCAggtgagccaatcagagctctgCTGTCCCTGCAggtgagccaatcagagccctGCTGTCCCTGCAggtgagccaatcagagctctgCTGTCCGACTTGCTCTGCTGTAAAATAAAGATATTGGGAGGGGGAAAAgaatcccttcaaaataagagcatgaatattaACGTCAAGCTTCTCATAGAATTAAAACTTCAAACCATCCCAGGAAATTATCACTTTAGAATTTATCCACACAAATAAACTCGGAGCTAAGATCActaaaaaagttcaacattaGCAAAAGTGCTAAGCTACCAGTTAGCTCTGCTGCTAGCAGGTTAGCatcctgacccggttctggttccaggtCAGCTCCGCGGCGACCAGCCCAGTTACCTGAAGGGAGACAACTTCTTCAAGTTCCTGTGCTGCAACTGTTCTGAGGACGGCAAGGAGAGCTTCGAGAGGCTGAGGCTCACCTGGCAGCAGGTaaggccccgccccctcagcagcagcacaccTGTCCTGCAGGTAGAAACGGCTTCCTGTGTGCAGGTGGTGATGCTGGCCATGTACAACCTGTCTCTGGAGGGAACGGGGCGGCAGGGCTACTTCAGGTGGAAGGAGGACATCTGCGCCTTCATTGGTCGACACTGGAACTTCCTGCTGGGGAACAGGTGAGTTTCCCTCCCAGACCTGGCCGCAGGAAGAGGCCCTGTCCATATATGGTGCAGTTCCTGTACTGTTGCGGCCGGATGACGGCGCTGCCCTGATGTCGGCAGGAAGAAGACGTCTACCTGGTGGAGCACGGTGGCCGGCTGCCTGTCCGTCGGAAGCCCCGCCTTCTTCCGGTCCGGAGCGCAGGAGTTCGGCGAGCCGGGTTGGTGGAAGCTGGTCCAGAACCGCCCCCCCACGCTGAGGCCGGACGGCGACAAGGCCAGCACCAAGACCAAAGGTGAGCGGCGGCGCGCCGGCGACCGGCCGAGTGAGCCTCGCCCCCTGACCTGTGGTTCCGCCGCAGCGGCCCGGCCGCCCCTGGACCCCATCATCACGGTGGAGGGCCTGCGGAAGCGCGGCGCCAGGAACCCGGTGGAGAACGCCATGCAGCTGAAGGAGAAGCGCAGCCGCACGCAGGAGGCCAAAGACATCCGGCGCGCCCAGAAGGAGGCGGCGGGCGGAGGCTACGCCGACCGCAGCGCCTCCTCCACGCCCGTCAAGCTGGGTGTGAGCCGCAGCAGCGCTCGCCGCCCGGACCTGGTGCTGGAGCGCGGCGAGGTCGTCGACTTCTCCTCGCTCAGCTCGTCGGACCGGACGCCGCTCACCAGCCCCTCGCTCTCACCGTCACCGGACTTCTCCGGGCCGGGGACTCCGGCCTCCCACTCGGCCACGCCCAGCCTGCTGTCGGAGGCCGACCTGATACCCGACGCCATGCCGCCGCAGGCGCTGTTCCACGGTGAGTACGCCCACCGCTGATGTCGGCGCAGACGTCACTTCCTGACCGCTGGCTCCACCCACAGATGATGAGGAGCTGGAGACGGAGGGGATGATCGACCCGGGGATGGAGTACCTGCCCCCGCCCAGCGCCAGCCGGAAGAAGCTCCGCCCCCCGCAGACTCTGATCAAGCGGGAATCTGAGAGTGAGGAAGACAACGCCCACTTCGAGCATCCGGCGGGCTGCGgtgaggctccgccccctgagAGGCGGGTGGCAGAGCGTCGCAGGATGAACCTTCAGGACAAACCGGACGGCGCCGCGCCGCGGCCCGTCGTCTCCGCCCTCAGCCTGTACGACGagcggctgctgctgcggcggctGGACGGCTGCCCGCTGGCGCTCGCCGTCACGCCACATGCCAAGCGCCTCCGCAGGAAGCTGCTGGTCCGCCACGCCAAGCGTCAGAGAGggctccccctgctggacatTGACCGCGCCGTCAGCGCCGCGCTCAGCCTGGTGGGAGGGATCTATGGCACACAGGAGGCGGAGCCACGGCCTGTGGGCGGGGCTAAAGGGAAGTACTGCACCAGCAGCCAGGAGCAGCGGATTCTGGACCGCTTCCAGGTCAGAACCTCCTGATGGCGGGACAGAACCTCAGCTGGGTCCGACCGGCTCTGACCCGTCTCTGTCCCTACAGACCAGCGTGTCCAGCCGGCCGGTCCAGCAGCGCTCCGTGTCTTTCTGGCACCGCCTGATGGGAGCCGAGGGCGGTCTGGACCAGAACATCAAGAGTCCGTACACGGCCCGGATCCTGAAGCCCTTCATCAGGTCCGGAACCAGCCGCCGTTCACACATGCAGCAGTCTGAGCCTCTCTGTTCTCTGGTGCATAAATTCATATCAAATAATTCCCCCAATactcttaaaatataaaaaacaaggaCAGACTGGTACCTAACGTAACTTTATAACTTCATAAACATGAACATCTTCATCTGAAAgtaatgaaaacagatttctggACAAACCCAGAGCAAACCTGGAAACCCAAACTGTTCCCTCCGTTCTGCCATTAGCCACATATCTGGGCCTAGCTCAGCCTGACTCACCAGGAGCTAACTAGCCTAGCATGGCTCAGNNNNNNNNNNNNNNNNNNNNNNNNNNNNNNNNNNNNNNNNNNNNNNNNNNNNNNNNNNNNNNNNNNNNNNNNNNNNNNNNNNNNNNNNNNNNNNNNNNNNNNNNNNNNNNNNNNNNNNNNNNNNNNNNNNNNNNNNNNNNNNNNNNNNNNNNNNNNNNNNNNNNNNNNNNNNNNNNNNNNNNNNNNNNNNNNNNNNNNNNNNNNNNNNNNNNNNNNNNNNNNNNNNNNNNNNNNNNNNNNNNNNNNNNNNNNNNNNNNNNNNNNNNNNNNNNNNNNNNNNNNNNNNNNNNNNNNNNNNNNNNNNNNNNNNNNNNNNNNNNNNNNNNNNNNNNNNNNNNNNNNNNNNNNNNNNNNNNNNNNNNNNNNNNNNNNNNNNNNNNNNNNNNNNNNNNNNNNNNNNNNNNNNNNNNNNNNNNNNNNNNNNNNNNNNNNNNNNNNNNNNNNNNNNNNNNNNNNNNNNNNNNNNNNNNNNNNNNNNNNNNNNNNNNNNNNNNNNNNNNNNNNNNNNNNNNNNNNNNNNNNNNNNNNNNNNNNNNNNNNNNNNNNNNNNNNNNNNNNNNNNNNNNNNNNNNNNNNNNNNNNNNNNNNNNNNNNNNNNNNNNNNNNNNNNNNNNNNNNNNNNNNNNNNNNNNNNNNNNNNNNNNNNNNNNNNNNNNNNNNNNNNNNNNNNNNNNNNNNNNNNNNNNNNNNNNNNNNNNNNNNNNNNNNNNNNNNNNNNNNNNNNNNNNNNNNNNNNNNNNNNNNNNNNNNNNNNNNNNNNNNNNNNNNNNNNNNNNNNNNNNNNNNNNNNNNNNNNNNNNNNNNNNNNNNNNNNNNNNNNNNNNNNNNNNNNNNNNNNNNNNNNNNNNNNNNNNNNNNNNNNNNNNNNNNNNNNNNNNNNNNNNNNNNNNNNNNNNNNNNNNNNNNNNNNNNNNNNNNNNNNNNNNNNNNNNNNNNNNNNNNNNNNNNNNNNNNNNNNNNNNNNNNNNNNNNNNNNNNNNNNNNNNNNNNNNNNNNNNNNNNNNNNNNNNNNNNNNNNNNNNNNNNNNNNNNNNNNNNNNNNNNNNNNNNNNNNNNNNNNNNNNNNNNNNNNNNNNNNNNN harbors:
- the LOC103471758 gene encoding cysteine-rich protein 2-binding protein isoform X1; this encodes MDGGGAAAGLEEGEVEGETLLIVESEDQEDQEDLSHDQSGDSLTSDLGEDADGGWACEDMSFYCDRCHKWVPAGQLRGDQPSYLKGDNFFKFLCCNCSEDGKESFERLRLTWQQVVMLAMYNLSLEGTGRQGYFRWKEDICAFIGRHWNFLLGNRKKTSTWWSTVAGCLSVGSPAFFRSGAQEFGEPGWWKLVQNRPPTLRPDGDKASTKTKAARPPLDPIITVEGLRKRGARNPVENAMQLKEKRSRTQEAKDIRRAQKEAAGGGYADRSASSTPVKLGVSRSSARRPDLVLERGEVVDFSSLSSSDRTPLTSPSLSPSPDFSGPGTPASHSATPSLLSEADLIPDAMPPQALFHDDEELETEGMIDPGMEYLPPPSASRKKLRPPQTLIKRESESEEDNAHFEHPAGCGEAPPPERRVAERRRMNLQDKPDGAAPRPVVSALSLYDERLLLRRLDGCPLALAVTPHAKRLRRKLLVRHAKRQRGLPLLDIDRAVSAALSLVGGIYGTQEAEPRPVGGAKGKYCTSSQEQRILDRFQTSVSSRPVQQRSVSFWHRLMGAEGGLDQNIKSPYTARILKPFIRRDFESRPLKLRLLAEIRAFPHRTDPDWTPEPDAPIDYCYVRPNHIPSVNAMCHDSFWPGVDLSECLQYPDFSVVALYRKVVVGFGFMVPDVKYSEAYISFLLVHPEWRRAGIGTFMIYHLIQTCMGKDVTLHVSASNPAMLLYQKFGFKAEEYILDFYDKYYPVDSSECRHAFFLRLRR